Part of the Kineococcus aurantiacus genome, CGAGCTGGCCGACCTCAACGAGCAGGCCGCCGCGCCGGACCTGTGGGACGACCCCGAGACCGCCCAGGGCGTGACGAGCCGGCTGTCGTCGGTGCAGGCCGAGCTGGAGCGCATCGAGAAGATGGGCGGGCGCATCGACGACCTGGAGGTGCTCGTCGAGCTCGCCGAGTCCGAGGGCGACGCGGACTCCCTGGCCGAGGCCGAGCAGGAGCTGGAGGCGATCAAGGGGTCGCTGGAGGAGCTGGAGGTCCGGACGCTGCTGTCGGGGGAGTACGACGCCCGCGAGGCCCTGGTGACGATCCGCTCCGAGGCCGGTGGCGTCGACGCGGCCGACTTCGCGCAGATGCTCATGCGCATGTACCTGCGCTGGGCCGAGCGCAAGCACTACAAGACGGAGCTGTACGACACCTCCTACGCCGAGGAGGCGGGCATCAAGTCGGCGACGTTCAAGGTCGCCGCCCCGTACGCCTACGGCACGCTGAGCGTGGAGCAGGGCACCCACCGCCTGGTGCGCATCTCCCCGTTCGACAACCAGGGCCGGCGTCAGACGTCGTTCGCCGGGGTCGAGGTGCTGCCCGTGGTGGCCGAGACCGACCACATCGAGATCCCCGAGAACGACGTGCGCGTCGACGTGTACCGCTCCTCCGGGCCCGGTGGCCAGTCGGTCAACACGACCGACTCCGCGGTGCGCCTGACGCACCTGCCGACGGGCATCGTCGTGACGTGCCAGAACGAGAAGTCGCAGCTGCAGAACAAGGCCGCGGCCATGCGCGTCCTGCAGGCCAAGCTGCTGGAGAAGGCCCGTCAGGACCGGCAGGCCGAGCTGGACGCGCTCAAGGGCGAGGACTCCGGGTCGTGGGGCAACCAGATGCGCTCCTACGTGCTGCAGCCGTACAAGATGGTCAAGGACCTGCGCACGAACTTCGAGGTCGGCAACACCGACGGGGTGTTCGACGGTGAGATCGACAGCTTCCTGGACGCGGGCATCCGCTGGCGCAAGCAGCGTGAGAGCTGAACCTCACGCTCAGCCACAGACCGTAGGGTGTGAGTGATGATCACCTTCGAGCACGTCAGCAAGAGCTACGGCGAGGGGCACCGTCCCGCGCTCGCCGAGGTGACCCTCCAGATCGACAAGGGCGACTTCGTCTTCCTCGTGGGCCCCTCGGGCTCGGGGAAGTCGACGTTCCTGCGCCTGGTCCTGAAGGAGGAGAAGGCCTCCGGCGGCAGCGTCCAGGTCAACGGCCGCGACGTCGGCCGGCTGCGGTCCTGGAAGGTGCCGCAGCTGCGCCGGCAGATCGGCGTGGTCTTCCAGGACTTCCGGCTGCTGGCCGACAAGAGCGTCTACGACAACGTCGCCTTCGCCCTGCAGGTCCTCGGCAAGCCGCGGCACGTCATCGCCCAGACCGTCCCCGAGACCCTGGGGCTGGTGGGGCTGGGCGGCAAGGAGAAGCGCCGCCCCCACGAGCTGTCCGGGGGTGAGCAGCAGCGCGTGGCCATCGCCCGCGCCTTCGTCAACCGGCCCGCGATCCTGCTGGCCGACGAGCCCACCGGCAACCTCGACCCCGAGACCAGCGTGGGGATCATGAAACTGCTCGACCGCATCAACCGCACGGGGACCACCATCGTCATGGCCACGCACGACGACGACATCGTCGACCAGATGCGCAAGCGCGTCGTGGAGCTGCGCGACGGCCGCGTCGTGCGCGA contains:
- the prfB gene encoding peptide chain release factor 2 → MAIDFPAEISALRTTYASIREVSDLDGLRTELADLNEQAAAPDLWDDPETAQGVTSRLSSVQAELERIEKMGGRIDDLEVLVELAESEGDADSLAEAEQELEAIKGSLEELEVRTLLSGEYDAREALVTIRSEAGGVDAADFAQMLMRMYLRWAERKHYKTELYDTSYAEEAGIKSATFKVAAPYAYGTLSVEQGTHRLVRISPFDNQGRRQTSFAGVEVLPVVAETDHIEIPENDVRVDVYRSSGPGGQSVNTTDSAVRLTHLPTGIVVTCQNEKSQLQNKAAAMRVLQAKLLEKARQDRQAELDALKGEDSGSWGNQMRSYVLQPYKMVKDLRTNFEVGNTDGVFDGEIDSFLDAGIRWRKQRES
- the ftsE gene encoding cell division ATP-binding protein FtsE, producing MITFEHVSKSYGEGHRPALAEVTLQIDKGDFVFLVGPSGSGKSTFLRLVLKEEKASGGSVQVNGRDVGRLRSWKVPQLRRQIGVVFQDFRLLADKSVYDNVAFALQVLGKPRHVIAQTVPETLGLVGLGGKEKRRPHELSGGEQQRVAIARAFVNRPAILLADEPTGNLDPETSVGIMKLLDRINRTGTTIVMATHDDDIVDQMRKRVVELRDGRVVRDEDRGVYGSGR